The Thalassotalea agarivorans region AAGGATTTGAGTTTGTACTAGATTTAATAGAAGACGCTAGCGACGGCTTATTAGCGTCACTAGCGTCATAAAAAACATGCCAGCTTAACCATGTTAGGCTGGCCGTTTTATTACTTTTGTGTTACTTGATAAACAGTAACAGTACCGCTTACTTCGTTACCCACAATTAATAAGGCTTCACCATTTGGACTATTTTGTTGTTCAACAAAATAAATCGACTCAGGTCCTAAATCGCCAGCAAGATCAGCATTGGCACAATCCATACCTTCCGTGACATCACAGGGGTTGCTAAGATCATCATCTAATTCGTAACTTACGGTGTAGTCTCTGTTGTTAAAATACTGCACAAAACGGGCGTCAAAAGGACTGGTTACGTCATAAACGAAGAATTCACTTGAGCGCTCTAAGCCAATAAAACTGTAGGTTTTATCTCCTATTGTGCCTATAGCTAACGCTTCTGGTTCGCCACCTTTGTCGTCAGAACGATTGTCACCCTTATTTTCTGTGTGTGTACTGTTAAAGTTATTGCCTAAAACAGCCGCGGCGATTTTTTCAAAGTCATCACCAGAATCAAACACTAAGTTGCCATGTTGATCCCAAATAGAAAACGATCTCGCGCCATAGGCATACAAGGCCTCGTAAACACCATTGTTATCGGCATCGCCCATCGCAGTTGTTACTTTTAGTCGGCCAAGACCGTCACTGCCACCTGTTTCATCATATAAGCGTTGTAATGCATCGCTCAATGTTAGGTTAAGTTCGTCAGGGTCAATGATATCTTTAACGCGAACTTCTTCAGAGTAACCATCGTAGTCTCTCGCATCGCCTTCGTTTGCGCTGACGATAAAACTCGAACCTTGCCATTGGTACGTCGCAATAGTGTCTGGCTGATACATGCCATAAACATTGTTTAAACGTCTAAAGGAGGGGATTTCATCCTTGTTTGTATAGTCGATGTCAAAGTCGCCCCAATGCTTGTAGCCAAGCGGTTTTATTTCGATAGTGCCATTGTCTATATCGATACGCCCAATAGCATTGTTTTCTTGAAAAGAGACATAAGCGGTTTTACTGTCGTGAGCAACTGCTATGTATTCTGGCTCCAAACTTTGGGCTAGTGTAGTCCCCGCAGGACCTGCAAGCTTAAGTCCTGCATTGATTAATAAACCCTTGCGCTTGTCATCAGTGTCATAATCTGTTGCAGCGAGTAGATCGGAACTAAACACAATATCGCTGGTTAAATTAATCGTGCTAGCTTCTTTTGCTATAACGCCATCTGCAATATCGATAACACTAATACTACCTTCAGGGTCATTGCTGTAATCACTATTGGGTTCACCTTCATTGGCAACCAACACATAGTTGCCATTTGGCGCAAATGTCACCATGTCGGGTAAAGGGCCAACGGCTACTGCGTGCATAAAACTGCCTTGACCAGCATCGTCTAACTCGTAGAAAAGCACCGCACCTTTGTCTTGTTTGGTGCTCGCTGCAACAGCAATTGCTAGTACATTGCCATGTATTGCAATTGAATTCGCGCCGCCTAAGGTCATTTTTTCATTGCTATTACCTACAACAACATCAACTTCAGCGGCAAAGGTAAACTGTTG contains the following coding sequences:
- a CDS encoding choice-of-anchor I family protein encodes the protein MYNKKIIALALSAVFALTACDGDDGLDGQAGIDGVNGINGIDGKNGSPQLDIAIVGRFKTGDEEVLGKSAAEIVQFHQASQSAFAVNGDQNAIEVISLANLPNESIANPTSASTLSSQQFTFAAEVDVVVGNSNEKMTLGGANSIAIHGNVLAIAVAASTKQDKGAVLFYELDDAGQGSFMHAVAVGPLPDMVTFAPNGNYVLVANEGEPNSDYSNDPEGSISVIDIADGVIAKEASTINLTSDIVFSSDLLAATDYDTDDKRKGLLINAGLKLAGPAGTTLAQSLEPEYIAVAHDSKTAYVSFQENNAIGRIDIDNGTIEIKPLGYKHWGDFDIDYTNKDEIPSFRRLNNVYGMYQPDTIATYQWQGSSFIVSANEGDARDYDGYSEEVRVKDIIDPDELNLTLSDALQRLYDETGGSDGLGRLKVTTAMGDADNNGVYEALYAYGARSFSIWDQHGNLVFDSGDDFEKIAAAVLGNNFNSTHTENKGDNRSDDKGGEPEALAIGTIGDKTYSFIGLERSSEFFVYDVTSPFDARFVQYFNNRDYTVSYELDDDLSNPCDVTEGMDCANADLAGDLGPESIYFVEQQNSPNGEALLIVGNEVSGTVTVYQVTQK